One Cyanobacteriota bacterium genomic window carries:
- a CDS encoding histone deacetylase — MDLPLVYHPDYVAPLPPGHRFPMEKFRLLREMLLTSGVATLDQFHIPELPPPAWLELVHTADYARSYCEGTLAPSALRRIGLPWSTALANRTCIAVGGSVLTARLALQHGLACNTAGGTHHAFPSYGSGFCIFNDLAIAARVLQQEGLVQRVLIVDLDVHQGDGTAVIFQDDPTVFTFSMHCEANFPSHKQQSDLDVPLPVGMEDDDYLQTLATYLPDVLTQVRPDLVLYDAGVDPHRGDRLGKLALTDSGLFRREMQVLSTCVSQGYPVACVIGGGYADDLEALVYRHSLLHRAAGQVFYHYRL, encoded by the coding sequence ATGGATTTGCCCCTAGTCTATCATCCTGACTATGTTGCGCCACTACCACCAGGCCATCGGTTTCCTATGGAGAAATTTCGTTTACTGCGGGAAATGCTGTTGACGAGTGGGGTAGCCACTCTGGATCAGTTTCACATACCAGAATTGCCCCCGCCTGCATGGTTAGAGTTGGTGCATACGGCTGACTATGCCCGATCGTATTGTGAAGGCACGTTGGCTCCATCTGCCCTGCGACGCATTGGGTTGCCCTGGAGCACTGCCCTAGCAAATCGCACCTGCATCGCCGTCGGTGGCTCGGTATTAACAGCCCGCTTGGCCTTGCAACATGGGTTAGCCTGCAACACCGCTGGAGGCACTCACCACGCTTTCCCTAGTTATGGATCTGGGTTTTGCATCTTTAATGATTTAGCGATTGCTGCTCGTGTGTTGCAACAGGAAGGGCTAGTGCAGCGTGTCTTGATCGTAGATTTAGATGTCCACCAAGGGGATGGCACTGCTGTCATTTTTCAGGATGACCCCACGGTGTTTACCTTTTCTATGCACTGTGAGGCCAACTTTCCCAGCCATAAACAACAGAGTGATTTAGATGTGCCGTTGCCCGTTGGCATGGAAGATGATGACTATTTGCAAACCCTAGCAACTTATTTGCCCGATGTTCTGACTCAGGTGCGACCAGACTTGGTGTTATATGATGCAGGAGTAGATCCGCACCGGGGCGATCGCCTGGGGAAACTGGCCCTGACCGATAGCGGCCTATTTCGTCGCGAGATGCAGGTACTTAGCACCTGTGTTTCCCAGGGTTATCCAGTTGCTTGCGTGATTGGCGGTGGCTATGCCGATGACCTAGAAGCGCTGGTTTATCGTCACTCCCTCCTCCATCGGGCTGCTGGCCAAGTGTTCTACCACTATCGGTTATAG